The bacterium nucleotide sequence TCCGTGGCGCGCGAGGCCTGCTGCATGATGTGGGTCACGATGACCAGCGTGTAGTCCTTCTTGAGCTCTTCCATCAGCTCCTCGATCCGCGCCGTGGCGATCGGGTCGAGGGCCGAGCAGGGCTCGTCGAGCAGGATGACCTCCGGCTCGACGGCGATGGCGCGGGCGATGCAGAGCCGCTGCTGCTGGCCGCCGGAGAGGCCGAGGGCGCTCTCGTCGAGCCGGTCCTTGACCTCGTCCCAGAGCGCGCCGCCCCGCAGGCTGCGCTCGACGATCTCGTCGAGGTCGCTCTTGCGCGTCGCGCCGTGCAGACGCGGGCCGTAGGCGATGTTGTCGTAGATCGACTTGGGGAACGGGTTCGACTTCTGGAAGACCATCCCCACCCGCTTGCGCAGGGCGTTGACGTCGGTCGCGGCGCCGTAGACGTCGAGGCCGTCGAAGCGCAGGTTCCCCTCGATCCTTACGCCGTCCACGAGGTCGTTCATCCGGTTGACGCAGCGGAGCAGCGTGGACTTGCCGCAGCCGGAGGG carries:
- the pstB gene encoding phosphate ABC transporter ATP-binding protein PstB → MSETPHAAEERDPALFPAIEDPVLVAERLSLWYGQSQALFDIALEIPRRKITAFIGPSGCGKSTLLRCVNRMNDLVDGVRIEGNLRFDGLDVYGAATDVNALRKRVGMVFQKSNPFPKSIYDNIAYGPRLHGATRKSDLDEIVERSLRGGALWDEVKDRLDESALGLSGGQQQRLCIARAIAVEPEVILLDEPCSALDPIATARIEELMEELKKDYTLVIVTHIMQQASRATDYTAFLYLGQVIEYGKTEDLFLNPRKKQTEDYITGRFG